GTTTAACGGCGTGGAATGTATCGAGGATAGTAATACCATAACCATTTCCGTAGCAGAAGAGATTGTTCCCGGTACCTTGAACAGTGACCAGACCATTTGTGAAGGAGATGTACCAGCCTCTTTAACAGTGACGGGGGGTAGTACTTTTGGAGACCAAAGTATTTCATGGTACTCCTCCGTAGATGGGGTCATTTACAATGATACCGGGGTGACGACGGCTTCTTATTCTCCTCCCGCACCTACACAGACCATGTTTTACAAGAGAAGGATCACCCGAACCTCCTTGAACAATTTGACTTGCTTTTCCGAAACGAACGTCGTTAAGGTTATTGTAAACAACGTAGAAGCGGGTGATATCGTAGGCAACCAGTCGGTTTGTGAAGGGAGTCAGCCCACCGCTCTTGTTGAGGTAAACGGAGCAACGGGTGCAGGACAATTATCCTACCAGTGGTGGTCGTCTCCAGATGATCAGACGTATACGGAAGTAGCCGGGGCTACACAGCCTAATTTTTTACCACCAACGACCTTGACCACATCGACCTATTTTAAAAGGGTCGTTACCAGTAGTTTGAACGGGGTCGACTGTACCGATGCTACGTCACCGGTATTGGTAACGGTCATACCTTACGCCATTATCGATAACGATGCGATCATTGCCAATGATATCACTAATGTGAGTTGTTTTGGTGGAGATGATGGTAGTATCATCATCCCTAACGGAAGAATTACGGGCGGCAACACGGCCCAGCAACAGATCAATACGGTTACCTTGTTCGGAACACCTGAACTGGGGAGTACGTACAGCATTATTATCGATAATATTGTTTATGAGCACCAAGTGACCTTGAACGGTTCAAACTTGACACAGAACAATGATGAAATTGTTCAGGCCTTGGTACAGGAAATTAATTCTGCTACCGGCAGTCGATTGAGTCCGGTAATTGCATCGGCGAACGCCAATGAATTACTGTTGAGTGCCAAAATAACCGGAGTCGGTTTTACCGCCTTTGCAAGTACCAACAGTACAACGAACGCTGGCGCCTCTAGTGTCATCACGCAAGAAAACAGGGTGGCCAATACCTATGAATGGGTAAAGGCAGGTGATAATTCGTTTACGGCCTCCACCTTAAGCATTTCAAATTTGACTGCAGGGGTGTATTTTTTGACGGTCTATAACGAGTTTTGTGGGGTTACCTCAGAACCATTCTTGATTACCGAGCCCGATGAACTCACCTTGGATATTGCAGATACCTGTAATACGGCGTTGACCGCCAACAGTACCGGAGGTATAGCTCCCTTTACCTTTACCTTAACACGGCCTAATGGAACCACTATTGTAAATACGTCCAATAATCCGAGTATTACCTATACCGGTCTTACCGGGGGCGCGTCCTATACGGTTTCTGTCAAAGGGTCTACCTGTGCCATTGCCGAGTCAAAATCGGTGACCCTTCCACTCGGACTTCAGTTCGATGAAGCTTCGGTGGTCGTTAAAAATGTGACTTGTTTTGGACAAAACGATGGTAGCATCAGCCTCAATAACGGGGCCACCACGGTAACCGGGGGAACACCATCCTATAATTTTAGTTGGACAGGTCCTGATAATGCGGTATATAACACGCAAAATATCAACAACCTGGCTCCAGGGGTTTATGTATTGACGGTCACAGATCAAATAGGATGTTCTGCCACCTACACGGCCAATATTGCATCCAAATCTGTTTTGGAAATACGGAATGTACAAGTTGTCAACCAGCAATTACAATGTGCCGGTGATACCGATGCAGAAATAGGAATTCAAATAACATCGGATGCCAGCAGTCAAATACAGATCAATTGGTTTAAGAACGGAACAAGCTTTGCCACCAATAGCACTAACTTAACGAATCTAGGTCCGGGTAGTTATGAGGTTGTGGTAACCGATATCAATAGCGACCCAAATGCACCCTGTACGGCTAGGCAGACCATAGTAATTACGGCTCCTGAAGTTTTTAGTGCTACAGAGGTAACCACCAATGGTACACAATGTTATGCGGCGAATGCCCAACGCAGTTTTACCGTTGAAGTGAGCGGAGGTACGGCACCTTACGAATATGCGGTCGATGGGAATACGGCAGTTACGTTTAGCACGAGTCAAGTCGTCATCGCCGGACTTTCGAATGATAGTCATGTGATTACGGTTACCGATGCCAATCAGTGCGCGGTACAGACCTTCACGTTACAGCGTTCGGAACCTATCACGTATAACGGCACAATGGCATTTACAATCGAACCATGTTCAGGAGTTTATCCGTTCGCATTGGACGAGAATTTAATTACAGGGGGAACACCGTTTTATGACACGAACAATCAACCCTATTATTTATTCGAATGGCGAGGTCCCAATAATTTTTCGGCTCAGGATATCACTACCTTTGATGCAGTATCCGGAAGTTATTTCCTAACCATTGTTGACGGGAACAATTGTGAATCTCAAGAACTGGAATTCACCTTTACCCCAACCTATGACCCTATTATGGTGAATAAAACGATAACCCCGGTAAGTTGTGGCGCTGATGATGACGGAGCCATAGCTATTACCATCAATGGGGGCAATAGACCCTATGACATCCTCTGGGAACAGGAGCAACCAGGAAGTAGTAGTGATCCAAATCCGGTTTTTACACCAATAGGACAGAACACGTTACGTTTGACCAATCTGCCTGAAGGAAGACTTCGGTTAACCATTACCAGTACTATTGCGGGATGTGCGCCAACCGATCCCTCATATAGATATCAAGAACTGATTACTATTAATAAAGCAGAATCACTTCGATTGGTTGATGGCCCTTATTTTGATGATTCGCTATGTTCTGGAGAACCTGGAAGCATTACCGCAACCATATTCAATAGTCAGGGTGGAGACCTTAGCTTTTATTACGAAGGGGTTTTGGTTCCAGGAATCGAAACGTCACCGGATATCTATTCCATTCAAATTGCAGACCCAGTTGCTAATGGATCTTTGAATGTGGTCAATGATTTTGGCTGTGGGTTTACCGCTCCACTAAGCGTTGATGTTATCGAACCGAATTTTACTTATAGTTCGGCGGAGTTTGATGTTACGGGCCTATTATTGGCCAAAGAAGATGTACGGTTCCTGAATACTGGCGAAGGTGACTATGCTTATGCCACATGGGATTTTGGGGATGGGAGCGCTTTGGTTACCGTTGACCCGGAAACCGATGGTACCTTGACCATCCATACTTTTGATTTCCCCGGCGTTTTTGATGTTACCCTTAGTGTTTTTAATGACCAAGGGTGTAGTAGTGATATGGTACAGACGGTGCAGATAGGCTCTGGCTATGATGTCATGTTCCCTAATGTTTTCTCCCCCAATGGGGATGGCATCAACGATTATTTTCAAGGGGAGTTTACAGGTATTTCCTCCTTTACCTTCCAGATATACGACATGTGGGGTGCGCTGGTATTTAGTACGGCCCACGACTATAACGACCTTCCTATAAATTGGGGATGGGATGGAAATTACAGCAATGGCAATGTATATGAAAACCTATCCTTTAGATATATATTCGTAGGCACCACAGGAGACAATAAGCAAATAACCGAAACTGGCGAAGCCACAATCTTACGATAATGATCAAAAGACTTAAGCAGCTAACCTTTATAGTCCTTTTTATAGTCTTAGGCGCTAATGCCCAAGATAAATATATTCATAACCTAAGTAAGGTCCCCGTATTCGTGAACCCTAGTTTTCATGCTTTTAAAGAGAAGACCAGAATTGGAGTCCTGGGAGAATTGGCCAACCAGAGTCAAGGCAATCAATCACAGCATAAATATGCTTTTGGCTCTACCTTTTTTGAGGAATATAATTTTGAACTAGGGATAGACCTGTTCAATAACAACCTTAAAAATAGTGGATTCAATTACACTTCTGCGGCCATCAGTTACATGTATAAATTGCGATTGCCCAATGAATGGTTATTGTACCCTGGTATAACGGCTGGATATAGTAATTATAAGTTCGATTTCAACAATCTTACCTTTCAAGATCAAATAGATATATTTTCTGGTCAAATTAGTGCAAATACTATTGATCCTACAGCAGCTTCAAGAACTGTGGGTTATCTAGATCTAGGGGCGTCGGTCCTTATACACAACGATTTGAATATGGTGTTTGGACTTTCCGCCAAGCATTTGAATCAGCCAAAATTATCCTCGGAAGAAAGCGAGGATAGGGTCAATTTGAAAACGTTGGTTTCGGGTCAGTTCGGTTATGAATGGAATATCAACCAGTATGGTCAATTAAAATTACCCGAATACTCCTATTTGTATTTTTTCAATACCGTATCACTCCAAGGATCCAGTACACGGTTAGATTTTTATCAAGACCTTCAATTGGGAAATGTAAGCTTAGGCGTCAATGAGCATTTTAGTTTTTTGGAATCGGCTTCGTTTACAGAAATAGGTTTTGCCAGCAGTATTACATTAGAAACCTTTGAGTTCGGTTTAAATTATAGAATGCCATTTGGTAATACTTCTAAAATGTTTTTACCAAAGGCCTTGGAACTGTTTCTTGTCTTCGATATTTCAAGGTTCGGGGAGCGGGGAAGAAAAGATTACAGTAAATTCTATGAATAGAACTTTTGACTGTTTTAGTCACCGTTGTTTGGTACAAAAGTTATTAATTGCCCGTATGTTTGAACTTACTATATTTAACTGGACGATAAGATAAGAGTGTGTTCGTTTAAATTAACTTTGGAGCATGTCAAGAGAAAAAAAGAATTACAGTGTAGAGTTTAAAAGAAAAAGCCGAGACATAAATCTCGGCTTTCCTTGTTGTACTCGAGGTGGGAATCGAACCCACACTCCCGAAAGAACTGGATTTTGAATCCAGCGCGTCTACCAATTCCGCCACTCGAGCTTGTAAAATAGGACTGCAAAACTAAAAAATATTTTTATTTAAACATCAAAAAATTCAACAATTATCCTTTAGCAAGACAAATTAATTTCTAAATTTGCACCTCCTTAGAAAACCCCTATGTTTAGGGTAGTCAAAGTAGTGACCTCCCACATATTCGTTTCAAGGAAAGTATCAATAAATTAAGTCATGCCATACAGCGTACCAGAACCTAAATTTTTTGCCTGTACACAAAGTACCGTATTAGGGGAAAAAATTGCCAAGGCTTATGGTGTGGAACTAGGCAAAGTTATTTTTTCCCGCTACAGTGATGGTGAGTTTCAACCTTCCTTTGAGGAATCCATCAGGGGTGCTAGAATCTTTATTATTGGTTCCACGCATCCTGGTCCTGAAAACCTTATGGAAATGCTGTTGATGATTGATGGTGCAAAAAGAGCATCAGCACGTCACATAACGGCTGTTATGCCTTATTTTGGCTGGGCCAGACAGGATAGAAAGGATAAACCAAGAGTTCCCATTGCGGCAAAATTGGTAGCCAAAATGCTGGAGACTGCGGGAGCTACCCGTATTATTACCATGGATTTGCATGCAGATCAGATTCAAGGGTTCTTTGAAAAACCCGTTGACCATTTGTTCGCCTCTACCCTGTTTCTTCCTTATTTGCAAAATTTAGGTTTGGAAAACCTCACCATAGCTTCCCCAGATATGGGGGGGTCTAAAAGGGCCTATGCCTATTCCAAGGCACTGGATAGCGATGTGGTGGTTTGTTACAAGCAAAGAGCGAAGGCCAATATCATCTCCCACATGGAATTGATCGGGGATGTACAAGGAAAGAACGTAGTCTTGGTAGATGACATGGTAGATACCGCCGGAACATTGACCAAAGCAGCCGATTTGATGATGGAACGAGGTGCTATAAGCGTTAGGGCCATTGCGACCCACGGTTTACTGTCCGGTAATGCATATGATAAAATAGAAAAATCAAAATTAACGGAATTGATCATTACGGATTCTATTCCCCTAGAAATAAAAAGTGACAAGGTAAAAGTACTTAGCTGTGCCAATTTATTTGCGGACGTAATGCACAAAGTTCACAATAACAATTCCATTTCGTCAAAATTTTTGATGTAACCAAAAAGCGAAATGGCAACCTTATGAATTATTAATTTTTAATATATATAATGAAGTCAATTACAATTAAAGGATCAGAAAGAGAAAGCGTGGGCAAGAAGTCGACAAAGGCCCTACGTAATGCTGGAAAGGTTCCTTGCGTAGTATACGGAGGGGATAAACCATTGCACTTTTCAGCAGATGAACTAGCGTTCAGAGACTTGGTTTACACCGCCAATGCGCACACAGTTGCAATTGAATTGGAAAATGGGACCAAAGTGAACGCAGTAATGCAGGACATACAGTTCCACCCGGTGACTGATAATATCATGCACATAGATTTCTATCAATTATTCGAGGATAAACCAGTAACCATGAACATTCCTGTTAGGTTGCAAGGAAATTCCCCTGGAGTTAGAAATGGTGGACGTCTATTGTTCAGAAAAAGAAAATTGGCCATTAAGGCATTACCGGATAAATTACCAGATTTCTTTGACGTGGACATTTCCAAACTTAGAATTGGACAAAACATTGCCGTTTCCTCGTTATTAAATGATGATTTTACTATTCTTCACCCAGATTCTACAACAGTGGTTCAAGTTAAAACTGCTCGTACCGCAATTGTTACGGATGATGAAGATGAAGAAACTGATGAAGAAGGGGCAGAAGCAAGTGCAGAAGGAGCTGAGGCTCCAGCTGAAGAAGTTGCTCAAGAATAATCTTGATTTACCAAAACAAGAAGCACCTCGGTTTTATTATCGAGGTGCTTTTGTATTTTTAAGGAATCGTTGAAAGATTTAAAATGTACAGGTTTCTTAAAAAATTAATGGGCATTGAACCGCCCTTATTTGCGAATATTGACACCATGAAAAAGTATTTAATCGTTGGCCTGGGAAACATAGGTGAAGAATATGCAGAAACCCGGCATAATATCGGCTTTAAGATATTGGACGCCTTGGCGAATGAAAAAGAACTTCATTTTGAAACCCAAAAGTTAGGGGATGTAGCCCTTTATAAATTAAAAGGCCGAAGCATCCTTTGCTTAAAACCTTCCACGTATATGAACTTAAGCGGTAAGGCGTTGCGATATTGGATGGAAAAGGAAAAAATTCCTTTGGAAAATATCCTTGTGATCACGGACGATATCAATCTTTCTTTTGGTACAATTAGGTTGAAAACGAAGGGAAGCGATGGTGGCCATAACGGTTTAAAGGATATTCAACACGTATTGCAAACTACCCACTATAATCGATTCAGATTTGGAGTAGGTGCAGATTTTGGCAAGGGTAGACAAGTAGAATATGTTCTAGGGCAATGGAATGACGAGGAAAACTCCAAGATGAAGGAACGAATGGGAAAATCCGTGGCACTCATAGACTCTTTTGTACTTTCTGGGGTAGCTAGAACCATGAACCAATTTAACGGAGTTTAGAGTCTACTAAAGCACGCTGAAAACATAGACTCCGGAATTCGTTGCATTGCCTTCCAAATCCCTGGTAACTACACTCCAGTAATAGGTTGTGCTCGACAACACGGACACTTTCAATGAAGTTGCCGTTGCGGACAAGGTTGCTTCCAGATTTTGTGGAGGATTCTGTTCTGAAAAATATACCTCTATATTTTCAATATCATTGTCCAAATCTGATGCCGACCATGAAAGGGTTACTTCGTTGTTGATGTCCTTGAACACTTTTTCGGACATATCTGGTGTCAATATTTCTGCTGGGAATGGGGCGAAGGTGGTCCTTGAGCCCGCATTATAAAAACTCCATACTTCACTTGAGATCGTATTGTTCACCTGATTATTTCTAGATCGTACCAGCCATGAGTAAGGCTGACCTTTTAACAACGGTAAGCTTGAGGAAGTGGCCGAAGTTGAGATGGTCTGTACCGTATTGGTATTGAGATTGGTAACCCTAAGCTCGTAACTATCCGTATTATCAGCCCTTTGCCAGCTAAAGGATACCCTGCTCGTAGTGGCGTCTTGATCAACACCAGTGGTACATTCAGAATTCTTTTCTGGAAATAATAGCCGTACCTGTTCCGGAGGATTTGGATTATCTTTCTTTTTACAACTAAACACCGTAAAAAGGCATATAAGAAGGAATATTTTTCTCATCATCTTTTTAAAATCTTAGTTGTTGTTTTCGTTCCCCTATTTTCGTTCTGCAAATAATACATCCCAACGGGTAAAATACTCAAATCGAATTCTTTCGAGGATAAACCGTCCCTTATTTTTTCCCTTCTCAGTAACCTTCCATCTGAACCGAACAAAGTCATCGAGGCCCGTTGTGTTGGAACATCAAAATAGATTTGAATCACATCTTGAAACGGATTTGGATAAACCACGGGGCCACTCGAGACAATAATTTCCTCTTCGTAAATTCCTTGACAAGGAATATCGGTATATACCTTTAGAAAATTGATTCCCTTGGCCAAATCCAAAGTAATGCTCTTATCCATGGTATACTTTGTGTCCCCGTTCAGTTCAACATAATACCCATCAGCCCCTTCCAAGTCCATGACCACCTGGGAAGCCTGTAAAAGCACCTTGGAGGTTACACTTAATGGAGCTGGTTCTGATATAACCACAGCCAAACAAAATGGCTCATAGGTAATGGTACCATCGGTTCCCGATATACAAATATCATAAGTTCCCGAACTTAAATCCGTTAGGTTGAAACTATTGGAAAAATTATCGGTAATATCAACCCCATTCCCATTTACGGTAATTTCATAACCCAAGAAAACTTTGGGTTCTATCCTTATGACACCATCATCATTGGTCCTACAGGTCTCGCTCTCCAGACTTACATTAAAATTCTCCTGGGTAA
This window of the Maribacter cobaltidurans genome carries:
- a CDS encoding PorP/SprF family type IX secretion system membrane protein — protein: MIKRLKQLTFIVLFIVLGANAQDKYIHNLSKVPVFVNPSFHAFKEKTRIGVLGELANQSQGNQSQHKYAFGSTFFEEYNFELGIDLFNNNLKNSGFNYTSAAISYMYKLRLPNEWLLYPGITAGYSNYKFDFNNLTFQDQIDIFSGQISANTIDPTAASRTVGYLDLGASVLIHNDLNMVFGLSAKHLNQPKLSSEESEDRVNLKTLVSGQFGYEWNINQYGQLKLPEYSYLYFFNTVSLQGSSTRLDFYQDLQLGNVSLGVNEHFSFLESASFTEIGFASSITLETFEFGLNYRMPFGNTSKMFLPKALELFLVFDISRFGERGRKDYSKFYE
- a CDS encoding ribose-phosphate pyrophosphokinase, with product MPYSVPEPKFFACTQSTVLGEKIAKAYGVELGKVIFSRYSDGEFQPSFEESIRGARIFIIGSTHPGPENLMEMLLMIDGAKRASARHITAVMPYFGWARQDRKDKPRVPIAAKLVAKMLETAGATRIITMDLHADQIQGFFEKPVDHLFASTLFLPYLQNLGLENLTIASPDMGGSKRAYAYSKALDSDVVVCYKQRAKANIISHMELIGDVQGKNVVLVDDMVDTAGTLTKAADLMMERGAISVRAIATHGLLSGNAYDKIEKSKLTELIITDSIPLEIKSDKVKVLSCANLFADVMHKVHNNNSISSKFLM
- a CDS encoding 50S ribosomal protein L25/general stress protein Ctc, with translation MKSITIKGSERESVGKKSTKALRNAGKVPCVVYGGDKPLHFSADELAFRDLVYTANAHTVAIELENGTKVNAVMQDIQFHPVTDNIMHIDFYQLFEDKPVTMNIPVRLQGNSPGVRNGGRLLFRKRKLAIKALPDKLPDFFDVDISKLRIGQNIAVSSLLNDDFTILHPDSTTVVQVKTARTAIVTDDEDEETDEEGAEASAEGAEAPAEEVAQE
- the pth gene encoding aminoacyl-tRNA hydrolase; translation: MYRFLKKLMGIEPPLFANIDTMKKYLIVGLGNIGEEYAETRHNIGFKILDALANEKELHFETQKLGDVALYKLKGRSILCLKPSTYMNLSGKALRYWMEKEKIPLENILVITDDINLSFGTIRLKTKGSDGGHNGLKDIQHVLQTTHYNRFRFGVGADFGKGRQVEYVLGQWNDEENSKMKERMGKSVALIDSFVLSGVARTMNQFNGV